ATTCGTAATGGCTTAAGCTCTAATCTCACCCGCATAGCGGGTGGTTGTTAAAGCCGATGCTACGCATCGGCTTCTTACCTAAAGGACTTAACAGAAAAAGCCCGCTCAATAGCGGGCCTGACAAGATTATTTGAGTAAAGGTTTAAAGGCGAGCAGGACAAGGCGCAAGGCGACGTAGCGTACCCTCGTACGTGAGGAGCACTGCAACGCCGTAATGCGAAGCCTTTTTAACCTTTAATCGCGTCGCCCATGCTGAACATCGGCATATACATTGCAATCAAAAGGCCACCGACAGCGCCGCCCAAGAACACGATGATAATCGGTTCAATCATGCTAACGACGGCATCCACAGCAGCGTCCACTTCTTCATCGTAGAAGTCCGCAAGTTTCAAAAGCATACCGCCGAGGTTACCGGTCTTTTCACCGACGCCTGTCATTTGGATCACCATGGGCGGGAAAATGCCCACTTCTTCCATCGGTTCTGCAATAGATTTACCACCCGCAATACCAATCGATATTTTATAAATAGCCTTTTCAACGACTTTATTACCTGCGGTTGTCGCAACGACCTTCAATGCATCCATCACAGACACACCGGCATTCAAAAGCGTTCCTAGCGTTCTCGAAAAGCCTGCCGTTGCGGACTTAATCTGCAAATCGCCTAGCTTGGGTAGTTTTAACGTAAACTTATCCATCGCAAATTGCGCCGCCGGTATTCGCATTATCATTTTATACGCAAAAATGACAAGAACAAGCCCGATAAACATGAACGCACCGTTATTTCGCACAAAGTCAGACATATCCATCACAACTTGCGTCGGAGCCGGGAGTTCTGCATCAAGAGCAGCGAACTGTTCAGCGAACGTCGGCACCACGAACGTCATAAGTGCAATCACCACGACAATACCCACAATAATAACCATGATCGGGTAAGTCAAGGCTTTTTTCACTTTGCGTTTGAGGCGCTGGTTGTTTTCGAGCGTTTCAGCCAAACGAGCAAGAATTCCTTCAAGGATACCACCCGCTTCACCTGCAGCCACCATGTTGCAATACAGGGAGTCAAAAACTTTCGGGTGTTGCGCCAAGGCATCTGCCAAAGAAGAACCACCGTTAATCGATTGCGTTAGTTTGTGTACAACACTTTTAAGTTCAGGGTTTTCGCACTGCGCTTCAAGGATGTTCAAGCACTGAAGCATCGGAAGACCAGCCGAGCACATAGACGAGAACATACGCGTAAAACGAGTGATATCTTCGGTCTTGATGCCAGAACCAATCTTAATCTTGATTTCGGTCGGTTTTTTCTTGAGGCTCGTGATCACCAAACGGCGACGGAGCAAGAGGGCTTCGGCTTCAGCCTTGTCTTTCGCTTCGAGCGATCCTTCAAAGCTATTACCTTGCGCGTTTTGCGCCTTGTATAGGAATTCTGCCATCGATTACACCCCTTCTTTTACGAACAATTGTTCCAACTGGTCCGGACTCGACGAACGAGCAAGTGCATCGAAACGGTCAACCTTGTGATTCTTGACAAGTTCGCACAAGCACATGTTCATCGTGTTCATGCCGAACTTCTGACCAATTTCAATCATGGATTCAATCTGGTGAACCTTGTCATCGCGGATCAAAGCGCGAATACCTGGAGTCACGTTCATCACTTCGTACGCCATCACACGGCCACCGCCAATCTTTGGGATAAGCGTTTGGCAAATAACGCCTTGCAACACGAACGAAAGCTGAGTACGCACGGTCTGCTGTTCGCCCTTCGGGAACGCGTCCACCACACGGTTAATAGTCTGTACGCAAGAGTTCGTATGCAATGTTGCAAACGTCAAGTGACCCGTTTCTGCAATAGTCAATGCAGAGCGGATAGTTTCGAGGTCACGCATTTCGCCGATAAGCACCACGTCCGGGTCCTGACGGAGAGCCATCTTAAGTGCTTGGGCAAAGCTGTGCGTATCGCTACCGACTTCGCGCTGGTTAATCATGCATCCCTGGTGCTTGTGCAAAAATTCAATCGGGTCTTCGACCGTCAAAATGTGGTCGTGACGTTCCTTATTGATTTTGTCAATCATGGCCGCCAAGGTTGTCGACTTACCGGAACCGGTAGCACCAGTCACAAGGACCAGCCCAGAGGGTCGGGTTGTAAATTCGGCCATGATCTTTGGAAGACCAAGGTCCTTGAACGTCTTAATATCAAGCGGAATAATACGGAGGGCAAGCGCTACGCAGCCTCGCTGCAAGTAGGCGTTCGCACGGAAACGCGCAAGATTTGCAATGCCGAATGAAAAGTCGCATTCCTTTTGCTGTTCAAAAGTCTTTTTCTGGGCTTCATTCATCAAGCTGTAAGTCATACGCATGGTTTCGTCTGGTTTGAGCTTATTCTCCCCAATGGGAGTAAGCTTACCGGAAAGACGAATAAGGGGGGGAGCACCGGCTGTAATATGCAAGTCGGAAGCACCTCGTTTGACCATTTCTGCTAAAAGATCCTGAATGTTATATGCCATACTCTAGAATATAATTTAAAAACCTCGAAAATTTCATAAATTCTTTACACAATGCGTTCATCCACTTATAAAATACTCGCATGGGTAGGGGCAATCTTATTCTTCGCGTTCGCTTTTTATGCGATGGAATCTCGTTCGCGCCCTAAACTAGTCTTTCCGGAGACAGTTGTGAATTTTGCTGCCGAAAATGTGATGGGCGGCACATCAAGCTATGCAAACGAAAAAGGGACGGCAACGCTTATTGTGCTCACGGCATCTTGGTGCCCTGCATGCCGCGCAGAATTGCCCGTGCTCAAGCAATTCCATAAAGAATTCGGACCAAAGGGCCTCAAAATTGTAATGATTGACGAGGACGATTCCAAGAAGGTCGCCCGCAAATACAAGAAGAGTATGGATATCCCATGGACGATGCTCCACTGGAACTACGATGCGATTAAGGCGCTCGGCAATCCGGGCGTGATTCCCGTGAGCTTTGTCGTGGACAAGGACGACAAGATCCAGCACGTCGATATCGGTTCGTTAAACGAACTGAGAGTGAGACAGGAACTCAAGAGACTGCTGGGGAAGTGATTTAGACGATAGATCGCTTCGCTGATAGACGAAAGACGAGAGAGAAATAATGGCACTTCGTGCGTCATTATAGGGCAGCTTAGCAGCGATTTCATCCCTTTCGTCTCTAATCTATAGGACCAAAGGTCCGTTCTTTCATCTATTCACGCTATCGGGCTTGGGAATAGAATCACGTCGGCGATTTCTTCTTTCCCGAGAGCGAGCATGAACAGGCGGTCCAGCCCGAGAGCTACGCCAGAACAAGCAGGCATTCCCGATTCAAGAGCAGCAAGGAAACGTTCGTCCAGTGGAGGAAGAGGCTTGTTCATTGCACGGCGAATGTCCAAGTCCGCATTGAAGCGGCGGCGCTGTTCCACGGCATCCGTGAGCTCCGTATAGCCGTTGCACAGTTCCACCTGATTCACGAAAAGTTCGAAGCGGCGAGCCCACACACGATCGTCAGCGTCGGTGTAGGTCTGCGCAAGCGCAGCCTGCGATGGCGGATAGTCAAGAATGAACTCGGGACCGTTACTCGCCAGCGCGGGCTCGACCAAGAATACCATCATGTAGTCCCACCACTCTTCGCGAGAGAGCGTTTCACTCTTTTCGGGCACAGGAATCTCGCGGGTGCGGCAGGCGTCTGCAAAGTCCGAAAGCTTTTCGCAGAACGGATCGATACCGGCGTAGTTCTTAAACGCATCAATCCAGCGGGTGCGGCGTGCGTTTAGTTTAGTCCCAATAATTTCGCTCACGAGGTCTTCGACTTCGTCCATGAGCTTTTCTTGCGGCATGCCCACGCGGTACCATTCCACCATCGAAAATTCGTTATTGTGGTGGCCGCCAAACTCGTCCTTGCGGAACGATTTGGTAATCTGGAAAATGTCCCCGAAGTTCGCGGCAAGCAAACGCTTCATGTGGAATTCCGGGCTCGTCATCATGAAGCGCTTTGGATCTTCGATTTCAAAGTAATCGAGTTGCGGGTCCGTTCCGCCATAGGCAGAAAGCACTGGCGTCTCGACTTCAAGCGCATTACGACGAACAAAGAAATCACGAACCTTAGTCATCAACGCTTGGCGCTTGATCCAAGTTTCTCGCGAACAGGTGGGCGCAAATGCGCCCGACTTCAAATTTTCCATTTATTCAGCTCCGGCTACACAACGGACCGCAAGATAGAAACTCGGGTCCACCGTGATAGAGCCGACATCCTTGTCAGATGCAAACATGGTGCGGGCTTTGCCACGACCATCCGTATCGACATCCGCAGTCCAGAAGTAAGCGCCATCGCCCATCGTCGTGCAGACGCCACTCTTGTTGGCGTAGCCTCCGAACATGGCAGTAAATGCATAATCGTCGCTGCCATTGCTCTTGAGCTTGAGAGCGGCTTCGCGAGAACCGCCGGCATAGTCTTCAAGCTTTTTCCAGTCTGCATCCGTAGCGAGATGATAGCCTTCTGGGCAAGCGGTCTTGGCAGCTTCCTGCGTGTAGAGGCGGCCAAAAGTCTTGCAATTTCCATCATCGCGGTCATAGCACATAGAACCGTCCTTGGCATCGTAATTCAAGTTTTCTACGAACCAATTAACGCCGCCAATTTCCTTGACCTTATAAACTTGTTTGTCACGTTTGTCAACAAAGTTTTTGAAAACAGGGCAACGAGTGCTGAAACCTTCGGCAGAAAGAATCGGGTCCACCTTGCCTTTCCATGCCGTACAGAAGCGGAACAGCTGACCGCCCGGAAGCGACGATTTTGCAGCCTTGTGCTTTGCAGCCCAAGTCTTCACGTAATTCACGCCCGTCACTGCGGTATCAGGAATCGAAAGGACTTTGGCGTACTTGCTCGTGTAAGCGGCATATGTACCGGCAGCAGACATTGGAGCCTTCCAGAAGCCTTCCGTAAACCCTGTGCGAAGAGCGGCAAAAACAGGAGACGGTTTATAGACTCGAATCGTCTTGTCCACCATCTGCTCTGGATTCTTTTTGCAATCGACATCATGATTGATCGCCATCAAAGAATTTGCATCCACCTTGCATTGGGCGAGACACTTTGTTCGCGCCGCACCTTTCTTGGGACACGGTTTCCAGACCGTCGTATCGACCTTCACGAGGGACTGTTTTCCAAATGCCTTCGTCTTTGTTGCAGCCTTAGCCACTTCGTCAAGCGTCTTGAGAGCCTTGCCACTCCCCTTTTCGGCATCGCTAAACAAATACTTGATTACACCCGTGCAGGCATTGGCCGCATTTGCCATCCCGCAAACCTTTGTTCCAAATCCATACGCAAATTGCGATGGGCAAGCAGCAAAAGCTTCATCCGGCATCTGCTTGAAAACCTTCGCGTAAATATTGGACGCATTCTTTGCAGACATTTTGCCGCAATAAATTTCTTCCATTTCGCCGGAATCAACAATTTTACGAACCTTTTTCCAGTTGTTCGAATCGACAGCGTTGCGGAGAGCCTCCTGCGCAAACGCCCCCTGAGCCAAAAATGCGGAAACCAACCCCGCCACAAAAAATTTCTTCATTTTTTCCTCTTTTAAAACTTTACAATAGTCTAAATATATTACGAATTATAACCAATACTTAACGCAGATGCAAAAAAATTGTTGCACACTAATAATATTTTACTATTAGAAGCCACCTATCATATAGGTTTTCTATCTTTGGCATCATGTTTAATGCAGAACTCACACGCAATGAATTCCCGATGCTAGTCGCTGGCGACAAGGAGCAAAAGCCCCTCGCCTTTTTGGACAGCACCGCCACCACACAAAAACCCGCCTGCGTCATCGACGCCATGGACGATTTTTACCGCGAGCACTACAGCTCCGTAAAACGCGGCGTTTATCGCCTGAGCGCCCGCACCACGGAAGCATTCGAAAAGACCCGCAAAGACGTTGCGAAGTTCATCAACGCAAAAACCGAAGACGAAATCGTGTTCACCCGCGGCACCACCGAGAGTATCAATCTCGTGGCCTGGAGCTACGGACGCAAATTCTTTAACGAAGGCGATGAAGTTTTAATCAGCGCTTTGGAACATCACGCCAACATCGTGAGCTGGCAACTCGTTGCCGAAATGAAGGGCGCCAAAATCAAGGTCATCCCCGTCAAAGACGATGGCGACTTGGATTTAGCAGCACTCCCCAACTTGCTCACGCCCCGCACCAAGATGGTCGCAGTCGCCCATGTAAGCAATTCCGTCGGAACGGTCAACCCCATTGCAGAAATCATTGCAACCGTCCGCAAGCTCGCCC
This genomic window from Fibrobacter succinogenes contains:
- a CDS encoding type II secretion system F family protein, with translation MAEFLYKAQNAQGNSFEGSLEAKDKAEAEALLLRRRLVITSLKKKPTEIKIKIGSGIKTEDITRFTRMFSSMCSAGLPMLQCLNILEAQCENPELKSVVHKLTQSINGGSSLADALAQHPKVFDSLYCNMVAAGEAGGILEGILARLAETLENNQRLKRKVKKALTYPIMVIIVGIVVVIALMTFVVPTFAEQFAALDAELPAPTQVVMDMSDFVRNNGAFMFIGLVLVIFAYKMIMRIPAAQFAMDKFTLKLPKLGDLQIKSATAGFSRTLGTLLNAGVSVMDALKVVATTAGNKVVEKAIYKISIGIAGGKSIAEPMEEVGIFPPMVIQMTGVGEKTGNLGGMLLKLADFYDEEVDAAVDAVVSMIEPIIIVFLGGAVGGLLIAMYMPMFSMGDAIKG
- a CDS encoding type IV pilus twitching motility protein PilT produces the protein MAYNIQDLLAEMVKRGASDLHITAGAPPLIRLSGKLTPIGENKLKPDETMRMTYSLMNEAQKKTFEQQKECDFSFGIANLARFRANAYLQRGCVALALRIIPLDIKTFKDLGLPKIMAEFTTRPSGLVLVTGATGSGKSTTLAAMIDKINKERHDHILTVEDPIEFLHKHQGCMINQREVGSDTHSFAQALKMALRQDPDVVLIGEMRDLETIRSALTIAETGHLTFATLHTNSCVQTINRVVDAFPKGEQQTVRTQLSFVLQGVICQTLIPKIGGGRVMAYEVMNVTPGIRALIRDDKVHQIESMIEIGQKFGMNTMNMCLCELVKNHKVDRFDALARSSSPDQLEQLFVKEGV
- a CDS encoding TlpA disulfide reductase family protein — protein: MNFAAENVMGGTSSYANEKGTATLIVLTASWCPACRAELPVLKQFHKEFGPKGLKIVMIDEDDSKKVARKYKKSMDIPWTMLHWNYDAIKALGNPGVIPVSFVVDKDDKIQHVDIGSLNELRVRQELKRLLGK
- the epmA gene encoding EF-P lysine aminoacylase EpmA, with product MENLKSGAFAPTCSRETWIKRQALMTKVRDFFVRRNALEVETPVLSAYGGTDPQLDYFEIEDPKRFMMTSPEFHMKRLLAANFGDIFQITKSFRKDEFGGHHNNEFSMVEWYRVGMPQEKLMDEVEDLVSEIIGTKLNARRTRWIDAFKNYAGIDPFCEKLSDFADACRTREIPVPEKSETLSREEWWDYMMVFLVEPALASNGPEFILDYPPSQAALAQTYTDADDRVWARRFELFVNQVELCNGYTELTDAVEQRRRFNADLDIRRAMNKPLPPLDERFLAALESGMPACSGVALGLDRLFMLALGKEEIADVILFPSPIA
- a CDS encoding FISUMP domain-containing protein; its protein translation is MKKFFVAGLVSAFLAQGAFAQEALRNAVDSNNWKKVRKIVDSGEMEEIYCGKMSAKNASNIYAKVFKQMPDEAFAACPSQFAYGFGTKVCGMANAANACTGVIKYLFSDAEKGSGKALKTLDEVAKAATKTKAFGKQSLVKVDTTVWKPCPKKGAARTKCLAQCKVDANSLMAINHDVDCKKNPEQMVDKTIRVYKPSPVFAALRTGFTEGFWKAPMSAAGTYAAYTSKYAKVLSIPDTAVTGVNYVKTWAAKHKAAKSSLPGGQLFRFCTAWKGKVDPILSAEGFSTRCPVFKNFVDKRDKQVYKVKEIGGVNWFVENLNYDAKDGSMCYDRDDGNCKTFGRLYTQEAAKTACPEGYHLATDADWKKLEDYAGGSREAALKLKSNGSDDYAFTAMFGGYANKSGVCTTMGDGAYFWTADVDTDGRGKARTMFASDKDVGSITVDPSFYLAVRCVAGAE